A genomic window from Tolypothrix sp. PCC 7910 includes:
- a CDS encoding MFS transporter: MEPHEEEGIPLEVTPLPPIPIQEVPEDRALTETVISPTPKRFLKFVSKPEIRTSLRALTFESVFASIFYSIIGGALLSNFLLELGAGPTEIGLLAAIPQMANLLQPLGAYLVTRSTSFRSYFMSIFIPSRLLWLILLPAIGLVKSTGLAGYQVVQLTLGILLAANIIEAVGRAPWLGWSAVLVPQRLRGRYFGFRNSILGLTNFIAVPLLGLAVSAWPGGKLKGYSVILTFGIILGVISVVCQIWMKDVNPQLFKAGDSDTSQPQTQGIDFSFLQDGNFLRFVLYLSIWCFSVNVSGPFFNLYLLDDLDIDISVVTVYNGLGTAANMLMLLVWGKLADRIGNRPLLLLVGILVAVTPLLWLFIRSDEISFWVWLPFLHMLAGGTWAAIDLCTNNLMMGISPLRHQSSYFAIAGAIAGITGAIGTTVGSFLATVPAAGGLLGLFVLSGLLRMAALVPLIFVQEQRSTPLGQLIRVLFPIKQPTDLIKGE, translated from the coding sequence ATGGAACCGCACGAAGAAGAAGGCATTCCGCTAGAAGTAACTCCTCTTCCCCCTATTCCTATTCAAGAAGTACCAGAAGATAGAGCTTTAACAGAAACTGTAATTTCTCCGACTCCGAAACGGTTTTTGAAATTTGTTTCTAAACCGGAAATTCGCACAAGCCTGAGGGCGTTAACTTTTGAAAGCGTCTTCGCGAGTATTTTTTATAGTATTATCGGTGGCGCATTGCTCAGTAATTTCTTGCTAGAGTTAGGTGCTGGCCCAACAGAAATTGGTCTGCTTGCAGCTATTCCTCAGATGGCGAATTTGCTGCAACCACTAGGAGCATATTTAGTTACCAGAAGTACAAGCTTTCGCTCGTATTTCATGAGTATATTCATTCCATCGCGGCTGCTGTGGTTGATTCTTTTACCAGCAATTGGATTGGTGAAATCAACTGGGCTTGCTGGGTACCAAGTAGTGCAGTTAACATTAGGAATTCTGTTAGCAGCTAATATTATCGAAGCCGTTGGTCGTGCGCCTTGGCTTGGTTGGTCAGCTGTGTTAGTACCTCAGCGATTACGGGGGAGATATTTCGGTTTTCGTAATAGTATTCTCGGTTTAACAAACTTTATTGCTGTTCCACTGCTAGGTTTAGCGGTATCCGCTTGGCCTGGTGGAAAACTGAAAGGTTATAGCGTGATTTTGACTTTCGGAATCATTCTGGGAGTAATTAGTGTAGTTTGTCAAATCTGGATGAAGGATGTGAATCCACAACTTTTTAAAGCTGGGGATTCAGACACATCTCAACCACAAACCCAGGGAATAGATTTTAGCTTCCTTCAAGATGGAAATTTTTTGAGGTTTGTACTTTATCTGAGCATTTGGTGTTTTTCTGTTAACGTCAGTGGCCCCTTCTTTAACCTCTATTTACTCGATGATTTGGATATAGATATTAGTGTGGTAACCGTTTATAACGGTTTGGGAACTGCGGCGAATATGTTAATGCTGCTGGTTTGGGGTAAACTGGCTGACCGAATTGGGAATCGTCCACTACTACTATTAGTGGGAATTTTAGTGGCGGTGACACCTCTGCTGTGGCTGTTCATTAGAAGCGATGAAATTTCCTTTTGGGTTTGGTTACCCTTTTTGCATATGCTAGCTGGGGGAACATGGGCAGCAATTGACTTATGTACCAACAATTTGATGATGGGGATATCACCACTGCGTCATCAGTCCAGTTACTTTGCGATCGCAGGCGCAATTGCGGGTATTACTGGTGCGATCGGTACTACTGTCGGTAGTTTTCTTGCAACTGTACCTGCTGCTGGGGGTTTGCTGGGGTTATTTGTGCTTTCAGGCTTACTACGCATGGCTGCACTTGTACCTTTGATTTTTGTACAAGAACAGCGTTCTACACCATTGGGTCAGCTAATACGAGTCCTATTTCCAATCAAACAACCAACAGATTTAATAAAAGGGGAATAA
- a CDS encoding AMIN domain-containing protein: protein MVKGVRNRQFFQFYKRLFSISLLGISTAILLEAGSSIAQPAAKQIKPPYYPNLPVQPATTNVTGSLARLDNWRFSPEAMQLEFTLSSARTPKYFYLAQPARIVVDLPNTKLGYVPTQQNYSGAIQRVRISQLNADVTRIVLDLAPGNFLDPNQLKLQPASKKNPTRWVLRPAVTGNQNSVKPGSYPQLPSNLPVNPYPLNLPQVPTSYPQPPINQLPISNNQQSPFFTLPPPANNLPPITNNQQQPFVTVPPLTSKNPSQLPTNLPSPILPNQPGNFNSPAPVVNPNFPVPTIPNSPPSIPETQVVEFGQPIPQR from the coding sequence ATGGTCAAAGGTGTGAGGAATAGACAATTTTTTCAATTCTACAAGCGGCTTTTTAGTATTAGCTTGTTGGGTATATCCACAGCAATACTTCTAGAAGCTGGTAGTAGTATTGCTCAACCAGCAGCAAAGCAAATAAAACCTCCCTATTATCCCAATCTACCCGTGCAGCCTGCGACAACAAATGTAACAGGCTCATTAGCTAGGTTGGATAATTGGCGTTTTTCTCCAGAAGCGATGCAACTAGAATTTACGCTATCATCTGCTAGAACTCCTAAATACTTTTATCTCGCTCAACCTGCGCGTATAGTTGTAGACTTACCTAATACCAAATTAGGGTATGTTCCCACTCAACAAAATTATTCTGGAGCAATTCAAAGAGTTCGCATTTCTCAATTAAATGCAGATGTGACTCGCATTGTTTTAGATTTAGCACCAGGCAATTTTTTAGATCCAAATCAATTAAAATTGCAACCTGCTTCTAAGAAAAACCCAACTCGCTGGGTTTTACGTCCTGCTGTTACTGGTAATCAAAATTCTGTAAAACCGGGAAGCTATCCGCAATTACCTAGTAACTTACCTGTAAATCCTTATCCACTAAATCTACCTCAAGTCCCAACTAGCTATCCGCAACCACCGATTAATCAACTACCAATAAGTAATAACCAACAATCACCCTTTTTTACTTTACCGCCGCCTGCCAACAACTTACCCCCAATCACTAATAACCAACAGCAACCCTTCGTCACTGTACCTCCCCTGACTTCTAAAAACCCATCCCAATTACCGACTAATCTTCCATCGCCAATTTTGCCAAATCAACCTGGTAACTTTAACAGTCCTGCGCCTGTTGTCAATCCTAATTTTCCTGTTCCCACAATTCCCAATTCTCCACCTAGCATTCCGGAGACTCAGGTGGTTGAGTTTGGTCAACCCATTCCTCAGAGGTAA
- a CDS encoding cation:proton antiporter: protein MHTVILVLFEVLIVIGLSRLVGLGFKSIKQPLVIGEIVAGIMLGPSLLGLIAPSAAATLFPPEAVPFLNVLSQVGLIFFMFLIGLELNPKYLSGQLETAVLTSHVSILVPFSLGTLLAVLLYPLVSNASVSFTAFALFLGAAMSITAFPVLARIITENNLQGTRLGTLALTCAAVDDVTAWCVLAVAIAVAREGSILSAWPTIVESILYIGFMLSVGRWFLQRLATYHQRTGRLSQLVVALIYMGVVASALITELIGIHLIFGAFLLGAAMPKNADLVRELAEKTEDFVLVFLLPVFFAYSGLRTQIGLLNRPELWLLCALVLAVAIAGKYIGTYVAARVSGINKREASALGWLMNTRGLTELIVLNIGLELGVVSPLLFTMLVIMALVTTFMTSPLLEWTYPKKLIRLDVVEPELAEETDTPARIAEEYRILVPVANPSTQKGLLQLAVAIALNYRQSAVVNPLSLIEFDEDYAFESTPVEANRLIAQRRQQLEELINTLEPSTARAYVHPIIRTSSNVARETAQIAQIEQPNLILVGWHRPAFSNNRLGGRVGQILTTAPVDVAVFIDRGGERLESLLVPYSANIHDDLALILALRLLVNRDTCMLRILQVRSENQLKDELSHELQIMMEQLPNSVRDRIEIQMIEAPDPIQAVVAASESVDLTIAGTSRAWGIERQTLGRYTDELAIQCRSSLLITRRYSQVTSHLASVLPDVSSPESVARS, encoded by the coding sequence ATGCACACAGTAATACTCGTTTTGTTTGAGGTGCTGATTGTTATTGGACTGTCTCGGCTAGTAGGACTGGGATTTAAGTCAATTAAGCAACCGCTGGTAATTGGAGAGATTGTAGCTGGGATTATGCTCGGCCCTTCTCTATTGGGTTTGATAGCGCCATCAGCAGCAGCTACCTTGTTTCCACCTGAAGCCGTGCCATTTTTGAATGTGCTGTCTCAGGTGGGACTGATATTTTTTATGTTTCTGATTGGCTTAGAACTGAATCCTAAATACCTGAGTGGACAATTAGAAACAGCAGTTTTGACTTCTCATGTCAGCATTTTGGTGCCGTTTTCTTTAGGAACGCTGCTTGCAGTGTTGCTTTATCCTCTGGTTTCTAATGCTAGTGTTTCCTTTACCGCCTTTGCCCTATTTTTGGGGGCGGCGATGTCAATTACTGCATTTCCGGTACTGGCGAGAATTATTACAGAGAACAACTTGCAAGGAACGCGCTTGGGAACCTTGGCGTTAACTTGTGCGGCGGTGGATGATGTGACGGCTTGGTGCGTGTTAGCAGTGGCGATCGCAGTTGCTAGAGAAGGTAGTATTTTGAGCGCCTGGCCGACAATTGTCGAAAGCATTCTCTACATAGGCTTTATGCTGAGTGTCGGGCGTTGGTTCCTGCAACGTCTTGCTACTTACCATCAGCGCACAGGGCGTTTAAGTCAATTGGTAGTAGCTTTAATTTACATGGGAGTAGTGGCTTCTGCTCTAATTACCGAATTAATTGGCATTCACCTGATTTTCGGCGCATTTTTACTGGGTGCAGCAATGCCCAAAAATGCAGATTTGGTAAGAGAACTGGCAGAAAAAACCGAAGATTTTGTCTTAGTATTTCTGCTCCCAGTATTCTTTGCTTATAGTGGCTTGCGGACGCAGATTGGGTTGCTCAACCGTCCAGAGTTGTGGTTACTGTGTGCATTAGTTTTAGCAGTGGCGATCGCAGGCAAGTATATTGGTACTTATGTTGCAGCTCGTGTCAGTGGAATTAATAAACGGGAAGCCTCAGCCCTTGGTTGGTTGATGAATACTCGCGGTTTAACTGAGTTAATTGTGCTCAATATTGGACTCGAGTTAGGAGTAGTTTCACCCTTACTGTTTACCATGCTGGTAATTATGGCATTGGTAACTACATTTATGACCTCACCTCTACTGGAATGGACTTATCCCAAGAAGCTCATCAGGTTAGATGTAGTAGAACCAGAATTAGCAGAAGAAACTGATACACCAGCCAGAATTGCTGAAGAATACCGAATTTTAGTACCAGTAGCTAATCCTAGCACCCAAAAAGGCTTATTACAGTTAGCAGTTGCGATCGCACTTAACTATCGGCAATCTGCTGTAGTTAATCCCCTCAGCTTGATTGAATTTGATGAAGATTATGCTTTTGAAAGCACACCAGTTGAGGCTAATCGCTTAATTGCTCAACGTCGCCAACAACTAGAAGAGTTGATTAATACTCTCGAACCTTCAACGGCTCGTGCTTATGTACATCCTATTATCCGCACATCAAGCAACGTTGCTAGAGAAACTGCCCAGATTGCCCAAATTGAGCAACCTAACTTGATTTTAGTAGGATGGCACCGCCCAGCTTTTAGTAACAATCGCTTAGGTGGGAGAGTTGGTCAAATTCTTACCACTGCACCCGTAGATGTGGCAGTATTTATAGATAGGGGAGGAGAACGCTTAGAAAGCTTGCTAGTTCCTTATTCTGCCAATATTCATGATGATTTAGCCTTGATACTAGCCTTGAGATTGCTGGTTAACAGAGATACTTGTATGCTGCGTATTTTACAGGTGCGATCAGAAAATCAGCTTAAGGATGAATTGAGCCACGAATTACAAATAATGATGGAGCAATTACCAAACAGTGTACGCGATCGCATCGAAATTCAAATGATTGAAGCTCCAGATCCCATCCAAGCTGTAGTCGCAGCTTCTGAGTCTGTTGATTTGACAATTGCTGGTACTAGCCGTGCTTGGGGTATTGAACGCCAAACCCTAGGAAGATACACAGATGAACTCGCTATTCAATGTCGTTCTTCACTGCTCATTACCCGTCGATACAGTCAAGTCACCTCGCATTTAGCCTCAGTACTTCCTGATGTTAGTAGTCCAGAATCAGTAGCTAGGAGCTAA
- a CDS encoding cation:proton antiporter — protein MSNFELVLKLLLQLTIILVTCRIVTIIGTRYLKQTDVVCEMIAGVMLGPSLLGLITPEIQQWLFPKAPILLATGAKIPNPSMSILFAISQIGLVIYMFLIGLEFNTDLIKQRLKSAALVSGAGIIAPFCLGAIAAFFLYGKGDLFKAGVTPWAAALYLGASMSITAFPMLARMLYDRGIAKTTFGTLALAAGSIDDATAWCLLAIVLASLNANSSIAAFAIGGGIGYVLLTIFVGKPALAIFTRITNKDGGVTIQTLTLVLTILMFGAWFTDAIGIYAVFGAFILGTAMPRGEFAEQIRDRTEFLTTGFLLPIFFVFSGLNTQIGLVNTPTLWAITFVIVVIAILGKGIACMLAAKLAGESWRESATIGALMNARGLMELIILNIGLEQGVITPTLFTIMVIMAIVTTLMASPLVAYLLQGTRYEKSPA, from the coding sequence ATGTCTAATTTTGAGCTAGTACTCAAGCTATTGTTACAACTAACAATAATTTTAGTGACTTGTCGCATCGTTACTATTATTGGCACGCGATATCTCAAACAAACCGATGTTGTTTGTGAAATGATCGCGGGGGTCATGTTAGGCCCATCATTACTGGGTTTAATTACCCCAGAGATCCAGCAATGGCTATTTCCCAAAGCACCAATCTTGTTAGCGACGGGAGCAAAAATTCCCAATCCTTCAATGTCGATTCTCTTCGCTATCAGCCAGATTGGGCTAGTAATTTATATGTTTTTGATTGGCTTAGAATTTAATACAGATTTAATTAAGCAGCGTCTTAAAAGTGCAGCTTTAGTGTCTGGTGCAGGGATAATTGCACCTTTTTGCTTAGGTGCGATCGCAGCTTTTTTCTTATACGGTAAAGGTGACCTTTTTAAAGCTGGTGTAACGCCTTGGGCTGCGGCTTTATATTTGGGTGCATCGATGTCGATTACAGCATTTCCTATGTTAGCCCGGATGCTCTATGACCGAGGAATTGCGAAAACTACTTTTGGTACTTTAGCTTTAGCCGCAGGTTCCATAGATGATGCTACTGCTTGGTGTTTACTGGCTATTGTGTTAGCCAGTTTGAATGCTAATTCTAGTATTGCCGCTTTTGCGATTGGTGGTGGTATTGGCTATGTACTATTAACAATTTTTGTGGGTAAACCTGCATTGGCTATCTTTACTCGTATCACTAATAAAGATGGTGGAGTGACAATTCAAACATTGACTTTAGTACTCACAATTTTGATGTTTGGCGCTTGGTTTACCGATGCCATTGGTATCTATGCAGTCTTCGGTGCCTTTATTTTAGGTACAGCAATGCCGCGCGGTGAATTTGCCGAACAAATACGCGATCGCACAGAATTTTTAACGACGGGTTTTTTACTACCAATATTTTTTGTTTTTTCCGGACTGAATACACAAATAGGATTAGTAAATACACCGACTTTGTGGGCAATTACTTTTGTAATTGTAGTGATCGCAATTCTTGGTAAAGGCATTGCTTGTATGCTCGCCGCCAAATTAGCTGGCGAAAGTTGGCGAGAATCAGCAACTATTGGGGCGCTCATGAATGCTCGTGGTTTGATGGAGTTAATTATCCTGAATATTGGTTTGGAACAAGGAGTAATTACGCCAACTTTATTCACTATCATGGTTATTATGGCAATCGTGACGACATTAATGGCATCACCACTAGTTGCCTATTTGTTGCAAGGTACGAGGTATGAAAAATCTCCGGCTTAG
- a CDS encoding GNAT family N-acetyltransferase yields the protein MSANEIFLRPAVKTDACCMSAIHIAAIKALPATLYSEEELLAWRNYLDKPDGSNLLRSMKVKNCWVAVHKNVTVGFTSYIFDELIALYVHPKYQGKGVGRALVTHFCEQANKQGIDQVITTASLYAEGFYTRLGFTFIQRAPHYLRRGIIVPVSKMSKTLVSAPK from the coding sequence ATGAGCGCTAACGAAATATTTCTTCGACCTGCTGTCAAAACAGATGCGTGCTGTATGAGTGCAATTCATATTGCTGCTATCAAAGCGCTACCAGCAACTTTATATTCTGAAGAAGAACTGTTAGCTTGGCGAAACTACCTTGACAAACCTGATGGTTCTAATCTTCTGAGAAGTATGAAAGTAAAAAATTGCTGGGTTGCTGTTCATAAAAATGTAACTGTTGGATTTACTAGTTACATTTTTGATGAACTTATAGCCTTATATGTGCATCCTAAATATCAAGGAAAAGGTGTTGGTCGAGCGTTAGTTACTCATTTTTGTGAGCAAGCAAACAAGCAAGGTATAGACCAGGTAATTACAACTGCTAGTCTTTATGCTGAAGGATTTTATACGAGGTTAGGTTTTACATTTATCCAAAGAGCGCCTCATTACTTAAGAAGAGGGATAATTGTTCCAGTTAGTAAAATGAGTAAAACTTTGGTTTCCGCCCCAAAATAA
- a CDS encoding CbtB-domain containing protein yields MMTTQTHSSVLQKTASLTLSKPVQATLYVSLCALTLWTVYFTTYPAIHDRVHSPRHHTLLVPCH; encoded by the coding sequence ATGATGACAACTCAGACTCATTCTTCAGTGTTGCAAAAGACTGCTAGCTTGACTTTATCCAAGCCTGTACAAGCAACACTTTATGTTTCCTTGTGCGCGTTGACACTGTGGACTGTTTATTTTACAACCTACCCAGCAATTCACGATCGCGTACACAGTCCCCGTCACCATACTTTGCTGGTTCCTTGTCACTAA
- a CDS encoding heavy metal translocating P-type ATPase: MKQEIHSESDHCCNCGHDTHENHHHNHTHEHDENHNHDHHHDHGGEFNLKNEILPLVLILSLYIPGVIFEGQLHNTFYTIGEYLLFIPAYLLSGWSVLKTAGRNIIRGRVFDETFLMTVATLGAIAIHKLPEAVGVMLFYKIGELFQDIAVNRSRNSIKALLEIRPDYANVKTDGELQKVSPETVNIGEIIVVKPGEKIPLDGEIIDGNSQVDTSALTGESVPRTVRIGETVLAGMLNKMGVLTIKVTKLFDESSIAKILNLVQNARSKKAATEKFITKFARYYTPVVVFASLAVALLPPLFLGGATASEWVYRGLILLVISCPCGLVISIPLGYFGGIGGAAKRGILVKGSTFLDILTTVDTVVFDKTGTLTQGVFKVVNISPANGRNQQELLELAAKIESHSNHPIAQSIREAYQGKIDASNVEDYQEIAGYGISATVENQLVLAGSDRLLHRENIAHDVCNTEGTVIHLAVNHIYAGYIAIADEVKSDAKEAIQALKRIGVRKTVMLTGDNQAIASRIAQQLGIDSYEAELLPEEKVSAIEKLLSTTPKHHKVAFIGDGINDAPVIARADVGIAMGGLGSDAAIETADIVIMTDSPAKVAEAIEISRKTRSIVWQNIIFALGIKSIFIGLGIFGIATMWEAVFADVGVALLAILNATRVMETGDKSIQNSALHNGGMNYTGTGTSQN, translated from the coding sequence ATGAAGCAGGAAATACATTCAGAATCTGACCATTGCTGTAATTGCGGACATGATACTCATGAGAATCATCATCATAATCATACTCACGAACATGATGAGAATCATAACCATGACCATCATCACGATCATGGTGGAGAATTTAATCTCAAAAATGAGATATTACCGTTAGTTTTGATTTTAAGTCTGTATATACCTGGTGTCATTTTTGAAGGGCAATTACACAATACATTCTACACTATAGGTGAATATTTACTTTTTATCCCTGCGTATTTATTAAGTGGCTGGAGTGTGCTCAAAACTGCGGGTAGGAATATAATTCGCGGCAGGGTATTTGATGAAACATTTTTAATGACGGTAGCGACATTGGGAGCGATCGCAATTCATAAGTTACCCGAAGCTGTGGGGGTAATGTTGTTTTACAAAATAGGTGAGTTGTTTCAAGACATTGCCGTTAACCGTTCCCGCAATTCTATTAAAGCTTTATTAGAAATCCGCCCAGATTATGCCAATGTAAAAACAGATGGAGAACTACAGAAAGTATCGCCAGAGACAGTAAATATCGGTGAAATTATTGTAGTCAAGCCAGGAGAAAAGATTCCCTTAGATGGTGAGATTATCGATGGTAATTCCCAAGTTGATACATCTGCTTTAACTGGAGAATCCGTACCGCGAACTGTAAGGATTGGTGAAACAGTTTTGGCAGGAATGCTCAATAAAATGGGTGTCCTCACAATTAAAGTTACCAAGCTATTTGATGAGTCTTCTATTGCTAAGATTTTAAACTTGGTACAGAATGCTAGAAGCAAAAAAGCAGCAACCGAGAAATTTATTACTAAGTTTGCGAGATACTATACCCCAGTAGTAGTTTTTGCTTCTCTAGCAGTGGCCTTATTACCACCTTTATTTTTAGGTGGTGCAACAGCTTCCGAATGGGTTTATCGCGGTTTAATTTTATTAGTAATTTCTTGCCCATGTGGATTAGTTATTAGTATTCCCCTCGGTTATTTTGGGGGCATAGGTGGCGCTGCTAAACGTGGAATTTTGGTAAAAGGCTCTACTTTTTTAGATATTTTGACAACAGTAGATACAGTTGTATTTGATAAAACTGGGACGTTAACTCAAGGAGTATTTAAAGTAGTAAATATTAGTCCTGCCAATGGTAGAAATCAGCAAGAATTACTAGAACTAGCTGCCAAAATAGAATCACATTCCAATCATCCCATCGCCCAATCCATTAGAGAGGCGTATCAGGGAAAAATCGATGCGTCGAATGTAGAAGATTATCAAGAAATCGCTGGTTATGGAATTAGCGCCACAGTAGAAAATCAATTAGTGCTAGCAGGAAGCGATCGCCTATTACATCGAGAGAACATTGCTCATGATGTTTGCAATACAGAAGGTACAGTCATTCATCTAGCCGTGAATCATATATATGCAGGGTATATTGCGATCGCAGATGAGGTGAAATCCGACGCAAAAGAGGCTATTCAAGCGCTCAAACGCATCGGTGTCCGCAAAACCGTGATGTTGACAGGAGATAATCAAGCGATCGCCTCTCGCATTGCTCAACAGCTGGGTATAGATTCCTACGAAGCCGAGTTATTACCAGAAGAAAAAGTCAGCGCCATTGAAAAGTTACTCAGCACCACCCCCAAGCATCATAAAGTCGCCTTTATCGGTGATGGAATCAATGATGCGCCAGTGATTGCAAGAGCCGATGTTGGTATCGCAATGGGTGGTTTAGGTTCAGATGCCGCGATAGAAACTGCTGATATTGTGATTATGACGGATAGTCCTGCAAAAGTAGCCGAAGCCATCGAAATTTCCCGCAAAACCCGCAGCATTGTCTGGCAAAATATCATTTTCGCCTTAGGAATCAAAAGCATATTTATTGGCTTAGGTATTTTTGGAATAGCAACAATGTGGGAAGCCGTTTTCGCCGATGTCGGTGTAGCACTGCTGGCGATTTTGAATGCAACTAGGGTGATGGAGACTGGGGACAAATCAATTCAAAATTCGGCGTTGCATAATGGCGGTATGAATTATACCGGAACTGGAACATCCCAAAATTAG
- a CDS encoding aspartate kinase — MALIVQKYGGTSVGSVERIQAVAQRVSKTVQRGNSLVVVVSAMGKTTDGLVKLANAISNNPSRREMDMLLSTGEQVTIALLSMALQEIGQPAISMTGAQVGIVTEAEHTRARILRIETERMERYLNQGKVVVVAGFQGISSTEELEITTLGRGGSDTSAVALAAALKANFCEIYTDVPGILTTDPRLVPEAQLMAEITSDEMLELASLGAKVLHPRAVEIARNYGVPLVVKSSWTEDPGTWVTSPQPHGRSLVNLEIAKAVDGIEFDTNQARVALLRVPDKPGVAARLFGEIARQQVDVDLIIQSIHEGNTNDIAFTVTTPILKRAEAVAAAIAPALRNNSHNSEEAEVMIEENIAKVSISGAGMIGRPGVAAQMFATLATAGVNIHMISTSEVKVSCVVSASECDRAVAALRSAFEIAEEEASKETVETNHRNIVSPLPLCPSAPLPDSPPVRGVALDLNQARLAIRQVPDRPGMAAKLFGLLAQHNISVDMIIQSQRCRIVDGVARRDIAFTVARMDGEQTQKLLSQAAAEYGWGEVVLDSAIAKVSIVGSGMVGQPGVAAKMFEALAQNQINIQMIATSEIKISCVVAQEQGSKALQVIHAAFGLAGSQKFVVPA, encoded by the coding sequence ATGGCGCTCATAGTTCAGAAATACGGTGGTACATCTGTTGGTTCAGTCGAACGTATTCAAGCTGTTGCACAGCGAGTCTCCAAGACTGTCCAACGCGGAAACTCGCTAGTAGTGGTGGTTTCTGCTATGGGAAAAACCACCGATGGACTTGTGAAGTTAGCCAATGCTATCTCTAATAATCCTAGCCGCCGCGAAATGGATATGCTGCTTTCTACTGGTGAGCAAGTAACGATCGCATTATTGAGTATGGCATTGCAGGAAATTGGTCAACCTGCAATTTCTATGACTGGCGCGCAGGTAGGAATTGTTACCGAAGCCGAACACACCCGCGCTCGAATTTTGCGGATTGAAACCGAGCGCATGGAGCGTTACCTCAATCAAGGTAAAGTTGTTGTGGTAGCTGGCTTTCAAGGGATATCCAGCACAGAAGAATTAGAAATTACTACCTTGGGGCGTGGCGGTTCTGATACCTCAGCCGTGGCTTTAGCAGCCGCCTTAAAAGCGAATTTCTGTGAAATTTATACTGATGTACCCGGGATTTTAACTACAGATCCCCGCTTAGTTCCCGAAGCCCAACTGATGGCAGAAATTACCAGTGATGAAATGCTGGAACTCGCCAGCTTGGGCGCAAAAGTTCTACATCCCCGGGCTGTGGAAATTGCCCGGAATTATGGTGTGCCTTTAGTAGTGAAATCAAGTTGGACTGAAGACCCAGGGACTTGGGTAACATCGCCTCAACCACATGGGCGATCGCTGGTGAATTTGGAAATTGCCAAGGCTGTAGATGGTATAGAATTTGATACCAATCAAGCTAGGGTAGCTCTGTTACGCGTCCCCGATAAACCAGGGGTTGCAGCTAGATTATTTGGAGAAATTGCCCGTCAACAAGTAGATGTAGATTTGATTATTCAATCTATCCATGAAGGTAATACTAATGACATTGCTTTCACCGTAACTACACCAATATTAAAACGAGCAGAAGCAGTCGCCGCTGCGATCGCCCCCGCACTCAGAAACAACTCTCACAACAGCGAAGAAGCTGAGGTGATGATTGAGGAAAATATCGCCAAAGTCAGCATTTCCGGCGCAGGGATGATTGGCCGTCCTGGTGTAGCCGCCCAGATGTTCGCCACCTTAGCGACAGCAGGTGTCAACATCCACATGATTTCCACCAGCGAAGTCAAAGTTAGCTGTGTAGTTTCAGCCTCAGAATGCGATCGCGCCGTCGCCGCACTCCGCAGCGCCTTTGAAATTGCCGAAGAAGAAGCCAGCAAGGAAACAGTAGAGACAAATCACAGAAACATTGTTTCCCCTCTGCCCCTCTGCCCCTCTGCCCCTCTGCCCGATTCTCCCCCCGTTCGTGGCGTGGCGCTAGATTTGAATCAAGCACGGTTAGCAATTCGCCAAGTCCCTGATCGCCCCGGAATGGCGGCAAAACTATTTGGATTATTGGCACAACACAACATCAGCGTTGACATGATTATTCAATCTCAACGCTGTCGCATAGTAGATGGAGTTGCGAGAAGAGATATCGCCTTTACTGTCGCCCGTATGGATGGGGAACAAACTCAGAAGTTGCTTTCTCAAGCAGCCGCAGAATATGGCTGGGGTGAAGTTGTTCTGGATAGTGCGATCGCCAAAGTGAGTATCGTTGGTTCTGGTATGGTAGGACAACCAGGTGTAGCCGCAAAAATGTTTGAAGCCCTAGCACAGAACCAAATTAATATTCAAATGATTGCTACCTCAGAAATCAAAATTAGCTGTGTAGTCGCCCAAGAACAAGGCAGTAAGGCTTTGCAAGTCATTCATGCAGCATTTGGGCTGGCTGGTAGCCAGAAGTTTGTCGTTCCCGCTTAG
- a CDS encoding NUDIX hydrolase, protein MSRKANKVLKQSGVIPYRIQDGKIEVLLITSRDRQSWVMPKGDIPEGMSPPDSAAKEAWEEAGVIGQVNTREIGTYKYRKQGKNYRVKMYLLPVQTLSEDYPEAGFRDRQWLDIPQAMRRIKTTSLRRILQGFLLAEVMF, encoded by the coding sequence ATGAGTCGAAAAGCCAACAAAGTATTGAAGCAATCTGGAGTGATTCCTTATAGAATTCAAGATGGCAAAATTGAAGTCTTACTGATCACAAGCCGCGATCGCCAAAGCTGGGTAATGCCCAAAGGTGATATTCCTGAAGGTATGAGTCCGCCAGATTCCGCCGCCAAAGAAGCTTGGGAAGAAGCGGGAGTTATCGGCCAGGTCAATACTCGTGAAATTGGCACTTATAAATATCGCAAACAAGGTAAAAATTATCGCGTCAAGATGTATTTATTACCAGTGCAAACCCTGAGTGAAGATTATCCCGAAGCTGGGTTTAGAGATAGACAGTGGTTAGATATACCCCAAGCAATGCGGCGAATTAAAACTACTTCCCTGAGAAGAATTTTGCAAGGATTTTTGTTGGCGGAAGTGATGTTTTGA